From the Cohaesibacter sp. ES.047 genome, one window contains:
- the pepN gene encoding aminopeptidase N codes for MQEAKSIVRLEDYQETPYTIDHVSLTFRLEANATLVTACLSIAPRPETLAGTALHLDGEELDLVSTHLDGEPLANSAFETTDRGFCLSSPPAGAFTLQLVTRISPDTNTQLMGLYRSNGTYCTQCEAEGFRRITYFYDRPDVLCRYDVRIEAPVSVPKLLANGNLIEEGPMDTPAGVDSDEAWHYAVWQDPYPKPSYLFAMVAGDLAHVEDRFVTRSGREVTLAIYVEHGKQDRVSYAMDALKRSMRWDEEVFGLEYDLDIFMIVAVSDFNMGAMENKGLNIFNDKYVLAKPDTATDTDYALIEAVIAHEYFHNWTGNRITCRDWFQLCLKEGLTVYRDQEFSSDMRSRPVKRISDVGQLRARQFPEDSGPLAHPVRPTAYSEINNFYTSTVYEKGAELCRMLEVILGQSGFKAGLDLYFQRHDGQAVTIEDFIASFEVATGADLSQFALWYEQAGTPDLVATYAYDPIRKQLSLAIEQSCMSTPGQPNKKVLHIPIRFGLIARDGSAAAFTKVRDAKTGEIIGDGQCDLLELRERQQKFLFEGVTKEAVPSLLRGFSAPVHLRTNLTREDHLCLMQYDDDPYNRWEATQYVLMDHLIRRTYMIRRGDQDAHKDALDKRLLSAIGQTIADESLEHAFRAQIATVPSDADVAREIGKDVDPDAIHAARQGMVKELADSLFDQAIALYGSLENRGAFAVDAASAGRRALRNALLNLIIASDKSVGSKLASKQYHDATNMTDRFAALAALTRNGSELAEEMLEDFHARYRNDALVIDKWLSLQASTAHDGTIERVKQLMEHPSFSISNPNRVRSLIGSFAMNNAIQFNRADGQGFALVADIILTLDAKNPQTAARLANNFRSWRALEAPRQASAEEHLRRIGETPNLSEDVADIVNRCLQ; via the coding sequence ATGCAAGAAGCGAAAAGCATCGTCCGGTTGGAAGACTACCAGGAAACCCCTTACACCATCGACCATGTGTCCCTGACCTTTCGCCTTGAGGCGAATGCTACTCTGGTCACCGCATGCCTGAGCATTGCACCACGGCCTGAAACACTCGCAGGCACGGCGCTCCATCTGGATGGAGAAGAGCTTGATCTGGTGTCCACGCACCTCGATGGTGAACCACTGGCTAATTCGGCTTTTGAGACAACCGATCGTGGTTTCTGCCTGTCTTCGCCCCCGGCAGGTGCTTTCACACTGCAACTGGTCACGCGGATTTCTCCTGATACCAACACTCAGCTTATGGGCCTTTACCGCTCCAACGGCACCTATTGCACACAGTGCGAGGCGGAAGGTTTCCGGCGCATCACCTATTTCTATGACCGCCCAGACGTGCTCTGCCGCTATGATGTGCGCATCGAAGCACCGGTCAGCGTTCCCAAACTTCTTGCCAATGGCAATCTGATCGAAGAGGGGCCGATGGATACCCCCGCCGGAGTGGATAGTGACGAAGCATGGCACTATGCCGTTTGGCAGGACCCCTACCCCAAACCGTCCTATCTGTTTGCAATGGTCGCAGGCGACCTTGCGCATGTCGAGGACCGGTTTGTGACCCGGTCAGGCCGGGAGGTGACCCTTGCCATCTATGTCGAGCACGGCAAACAGGACCGTGTCTCCTATGCCATGGATGCGCTAAAGCGCTCGATGCGCTGGGACGAAGAGGTTTTCGGACTTGAGTATGATCTTGACATCTTCATGATCGTCGCTGTTTCGGACTTCAACATGGGCGCCATGGAGAACAAAGGCCTTAACATCTTCAATGACAAATATGTACTGGCCAAACCGGACACGGCAACAGATACCGATTACGCCCTGATTGAAGCGGTTATCGCGCACGAGTATTTCCACAACTGGACAGGCAACCGGATCACTTGTCGCGATTGGTTCCAACTGTGCCTGAAGGAAGGCCTGACGGTCTATCGCGATCAGGAATTCTCGTCCGACATGCGGTCACGTCCGGTCAAACGCATCTCGGATGTGGGGCAATTGCGAGCGCGTCAATTCCCTGAAGACAGTGGACCGCTCGCGCATCCGGTGAGACCGACGGCCTACTCTGAAATCAACAACTTCTACACATCGACAGTTTATGAGAAGGGTGCCGAGCTTTGCCGAATGCTCGAAGTGATCCTTGGCCAGTCTGGTTTCAAGGCCGGGCTTGATCTCTATTTCCAGCGTCATGATGGTCAGGCTGTGACGATAGAAGACTTTATCGCCTCGTTCGAGGTTGCGACCGGTGCTGACCTGTCTCAGTTCGCCCTATGGTATGAGCAGGCAGGCACCCCTGATCTTGTGGCCACCTATGCCTATGATCCAATTCGGAAGCAATTGTCACTGGCCATCGAGCAGTCCTGCATGTCAACTCCGGGACAGCCGAACAAGAAAGTGCTGCACATCCCGATCCGCTTCGGCCTCATCGCGCGCGATGGAAGCGCGGCAGCTTTCACCAAGGTGCGTGACGCAAAAACGGGAGAGATCATTGGTGATGGCCAATGCGACTTGTTGGAGCTTCGCGAACGACAGCAGAAATTTCTGTTTGAAGGGGTCACGAAAGAGGCGGTTCCCTCGCTCTTGCGCGGCTTCTCGGCTCCGGTTCATTTGCGCACCAATCTGACGCGCGAAGACCATCTTTGCCTGATGCAATATGACGACGATCCCTACAATCGCTGGGAAGCCACGCAGTATGTGCTGATGGATCATCTGATCCGCCGGACTTATATGATACGGCGCGGCGATCAGGATGCCCATAAGGATGCTCTGGACAAGCGCCTGCTCTCAGCTATAGGGCAGACGATTGCCGACGAAAGCCTCGAGCATGCATTCAGAGCGCAGATTGCGACAGTGCCCAGCGACGCGGATGTTGCGAGAGAAATCGGCAAGGATGTTGATCCCGATGCCATTCATGCGGCAAGACAGGGGATGGTCAAGGAGCTTGCGGACTCCCTTTTCGATCAGGCCATCGCTCTCTACGGATCGCTGGAGAACCGGGGGGCATTTGCGGTGGACGCAGCGAGCGCAGGACGCCGTGCGCTTCGCAATGCGCTGTTGAACCTCATCATCGCCAGTGACAAGAGTGTCGGCAGCAAACTGGCATCAAAGCAGTATCATGACGCTACCAACATGACGGATCGCTTTGCAGCCCTTGCTGCATTGACGCGCAACGGATCGGAACTTGCCGAAGAGATGCTGGAAGACTTCCATGCCCGCTATCGCAATGATGCGCTTGTCATCGACAAATGGCTATCTTTGCAGGCCTCGACAGCCCATGACGGGACTATAGAGCGGGTGAAGCAGTTGATGGAGCATCCGTCATTCTCAATATCAAATCCCAATCGCGTTCGATCGCTGATCGGATCGTTTGCCATGAACAATGCCATTCAGTTTAACCGCGCAGACGGTCAGGGCTTTGCCTTGGTGGCTGACATCATCCTAACGCTTGATGCCAAAAACCCGCAGACAGCGGCACGCCTTGCCAACAATTTCCGCTCATGGCGGGCATTGGAAGCACCTCGGCAGGCCAGTGCGGAAGAGCATTTGCGCAGAATCGGCGAGACGCCCAATCTGTCGGAAGATGTCGCGGATATCGTCAATCGCTGCTTGCAATAG
- a CDS encoding short-chain fatty acyl-CoA regulator family protein, with translation MAEKLFVGPKVRTLRENNGLTQSGFADRIGISTSYLNQIENNQRPLTAPVLLALSHQFNLSLSDLASADTSRILADLKEALADPLFRDTSPGLQELKMAASNSPWLTQAFLTLHQAHRRANERLMVLDDALSAHNMETEERAMLPYEEVRDYFHYHDNYIDELDQAAEDLARRHGMLDGNRLTQLQDYLEQRHNVRIRFTEHPADDQIMRQFDKESRILSLNAAQDASSLCFLMAHQIAIMEYGDLIESHLAKAGLRSEAAEAIGRIGLANYFAGAITLPYRRFLEIARETRHDIDRIRHHFGASAEQVGHRLSSMQRPGARGIPFYFLRVDRAGNVTKRHSATRFQFARFGGACPLWNVHEAFEAPGRFLVQTAEMPDGLRYLCIATSVTKLGAGYHSPVRRYAIGMGCELSFADDIVYSDRLNVKSDTGIEQIGVSCRICERHTCHQRAVPPVDRKLFVNPHRRQFVPFELSNSK, from the coding sequence TTGGCAGAGAAGCTTTTCGTCGGTCCAAAGGTGCGCACATTGCGCGAAAACAACGGCCTCACCCAATCCGGTTTCGCCGACCGGATCGGAATTTCAACGTCCTATCTCAATCAGATCGAAAACAATCAGCGCCCTTTGACTGCGCCTGTCCTGCTCGCCCTCAGTCACCAATTCAATCTCTCACTGAGCGACCTTGCATCGGCAGATACCAGCAGAATTCTGGCCGATCTCAAGGAAGCTCTGGCCGATCCGCTGTTTCGGGATACGTCTCCGGGATTGCAAGAGCTGAAAATGGCGGCCTCCAATTCTCCCTGGCTTACGCAGGCGTTTCTCACGCTGCATCAAGCGCATAGACGCGCCAATGAACGCCTCATGGTGCTCGATGACGCCCTGTCCGCACATAACATGGAAACCGAAGAACGAGCCATGTTGCCCTATGAGGAAGTGCGCGACTATTTCCATTATCATGACAATTATATCGACGAGCTGGATCAGGCAGCGGAAGACCTCGCCCGTCGTCACGGCATGCTTGATGGCAATCGCCTGACCCAGCTACAAGACTATCTGGAGCAGCGCCACAATGTCCGAATCCGCTTCACCGAGCACCCTGCCGATGATCAGATCATGCGGCAATTTGACAAGGAAAGCCGGATACTTAGCCTCAATGCCGCGCAGGACGCATCTTCGCTGTGCTTTCTTATGGCTCACCAGATTGCCATCATGGAATATGGCGATCTGATCGAAAGTCATTTGGCAAAGGCGGGCTTACGCTCCGAAGCCGCCGAGGCGATCGGGCGGATCGGTCTGGCCAACTATTTCGCGGGAGCCATAACCCTTCCCTATCGTCGGTTTCTGGAAATTGCCCGCGAAACCCGCCACGACATTGACCGCATACGTCATCACTTCGGGGCTTCAGCGGAACAGGTGGGGCACCGTCTGTCCAGCATGCAGCGCCCCGGCGCGCGCGGAATTCCCTTCTATTTCCTGCGTGTAGATCGGGCGGGTAACGTTACCAAGCGGCATTCCGCAACCCGCTTTCAGTTTGCCCGTTTTGGTGGGGCCTGCCCTTTATGGAATGTCCACGAAGCCTTTGAGGCTCCCGGGCGTTTTCTCGTTCAAACCGCTGAAATGCCTGACGGATTGCGATATTTATGTATCGCGACAAGCGTGACCAAACTCGGAGCGGGCTATCATTCGCCCGTGCGTCGCTATGCAATCGGGATGGGATGCGAATTGTCCTTCGCGGACGACATCGTCTACTCGGATCGTCTGAACGTGAAAAGCGACACGGGGATCGAACAGATCGGCGTATCCTGTCGCATTTGCGAACGCCACACGTGTCATCAGCGCGCCGTCCCTCCGGTTGATCGCAAACTCTTCGTCAACCCGCATCGTCGGCAGTTCGTCCCGTTCGAGCTATCGAATTCCAAATGA
- a CDS encoding response regulator transcription factor, giving the protein MLLLDEVGGELRRGTSFQAEQNAQGTVNYRTVVLAEPHPIFTECLLNMLGIKREYTPVLDCVGLDQLLSAAPDREDTLLVLNLESTGSRGAAALNDVRKNYKYARLILICNEADEGLAHYALGNGADWVVFKTASVSKLRAVSRRICSGIADEAAIEECEAILERSTLYSKLANLTPKQMTILRYLREGLLNKQIAYELGLTEATVKHHISLILKKLNCYRRTQAVAIANRMM; this is encoded by the coding sequence ATGCTATTGCTGGATGAAGTCGGTGGTGAGTTGCGACGTGGAACGAGCTTTCAGGCTGAACAGAACGCCCAAGGGACCGTGAACTATCGTACGGTTGTCCTTGCCGAGCCGCACCCGATTTTTACCGAATGCCTTCTCAATATGCTCGGCATAAAGCGAGAATACACCCCGGTGCTTGATTGCGTCGGCCTTGACCAGTTGCTCAGTGCAGCGCCCGATCGCGAGGATACCTTGCTGGTGCTGAATCTGGAATCGACCGGAAGTCGCGGTGCCGCTGCCCTCAACGACGTACGCAAGAACTACAAATACGCCCGGCTGATCCTGATCTGCAATGAGGCCGATGAAGGGCTGGCACATTATGCACTCGGCAACGGCGCTGACTGGGTTGTCTTCAAAACCGCATCCGTTTCGAAATTGCGCGCGGTTTCGCGCCGCATTTGCTCCGGCATTGCAGATGAAGCTGCCATCGAAGAATGTGAAGCCATTCTGGAGCGTTCAACACTCTACTCCAAACTGGCCAACCTCACTCCCAAGCAAATGACCATCCTGCGCTACTTACGCGAAGGTTTGCTGAACAAGCAGATTGCCTACGAGCTGGGTCTGACCGAGGCGACGGTCAAGCATCACATTTCACTCATTCTCAAAAAGCTCAATTGCTACCGCCGAACACAGGCCGTTGCTATTGCAAACCGGATGATGTGA
- a CDS encoding methyl-accepting chemotaxis protein, whose protein sequence is MHILPKRLSTKIPVIMIASVSLLVATLVFLSAWMGGKTSISLTETALRNAAEGRTSTVTLYMNQLNAKMRDMASHTVMVDAATELFGGWNVLKSDAPDILRATFIEKNPNTEDERYKLLRSSEDTKIYYEKVHAKHQERIQALLSSGLFRDVLMVGKSGDIFYSYRKGGEFGRNFATDDVLNPELQVQIEPLIKAANDNPKDPVSIQGFTGFVNVDGRVSAYMVTPILKWNKIIGAVAFEVETGKLAEIVANRSGLGETGKLQVISANLEEIDLARNTISSLEGSQLDIATSALKGSVASGDVAVHGEDYRAIAVPMSVMGTSWAVVALQSYDELMAPANALTRNLLIAGSLLLVILGGFGAYFVRRAIAPLQTLNNGVMEIAKENYSVNLPDHEREDEIGELSRSVAVLRNSALERQRLEEQGKVQQKQQIERQVAVEAMIERFRVASSGLLDHVSDNMDRMKGTAQLLSTIAETTADKANTSAHASEEASSNVQTVATAAEELSSSIEEIKRQVGETSGVVEQATEATQRTTETISGLSSSAQKVGDVVSLIKAIAEQTNLLALNATIEAARAGEHGRGFAVVAAEVKELATQTSNATEDIASQIQNIQGATQLAVQAIQDITETMDRVNEYTHTISHAVNEQGVATFEISHNVAQAASGTKAVAGNMAELSASVAETTQSVAQVDQSSQDVANQTMQLREEVDDFLKSVANA, encoded by the coding sequence ATGCATATTCTTCCCAAGAGATTGTCCACGAAAATTCCGGTCATCATGATTGCATCGGTGTCGTTGCTGGTTGCGACCTTGGTTTTTCTGTCTGCCTGGATGGGCGGCAAGACTTCGATTAGCCTGACTGAAACAGCCCTGCGCAACGCTGCCGAAGGGCGCACCAGCACAGTTACTCTCTACATGAACCAGCTCAATGCCAAGATGCGCGATATGGCCTCTCACACCGTGATGGTCGATGCGGCAACGGAATTGTTTGGCGGCTGGAATGTGCTGAAAAGCGACGCGCCAGACATCTTGCGTGCCACGTTCATCGAGAAAAATCCCAACACGGAAGACGAGCGATACAAGCTGCTCAGGAGTTCGGAAGACACCAAAATCTATTATGAGAAAGTCCATGCAAAGCACCAGGAGCGCATTCAGGCGCTTCTCTCGAGCGGTCTCTTTCGCGATGTGCTGATGGTCGGCAAAAGTGGCGATATCTTCTACAGCTACCGCAAAGGTGGAGAATTCGGCCGAAATTTCGCAACAGATGATGTCCTAAACCCCGAGCTTCAGGTTCAGATCGAACCGTTGATCAAGGCGGCCAATGACAATCCCAAGGATCCTGTCAGCATTCAGGGGTTCACGGGCTTTGTAAATGTCGATGGCCGTGTGTCTGCCTATATGGTCACTCCGATCCTGAAGTGGAACAAGATCATTGGGGCGGTCGCCTTCGAGGTCGAGACCGGAAAGCTCGCTGAGATTGTGGCGAATCGCTCCGGACTGGGCGAGACCGGCAAGCTACAGGTGATATCGGCCAATCTTGAAGAAATCGATCTTGCTCGGAACACGATCAGCAGTCTGGAAGGCTCTCAGCTCGATATCGCAACGTCGGCCCTGAAGGGAAGCGTCGCATCCGGTGATGTTGCCGTGCACGGCGAGGACTATCGTGCCATCGCAGTACCGATGAGTGTGATGGGCACATCCTGGGCTGTGGTTGCCTTGCAGTCTTATGATGAATTGATGGCACCGGCCAACGCACTGACGCGAAACTTGCTTATCGCGGGTTCGTTGCTTCTGGTGATTCTTGGTGGCTTCGGCGCCTATTTCGTTCGCCGCGCGATTGCACCACTGCAAACACTCAACAATGGTGTGATGGAGATTGCAAAAGAAAACTACTCGGTGAATTTGCCCGATCATGAACGTGAGGATGAAATCGGCGAGCTGAGCCGTTCGGTCGCGGTCTTGCGCAACAGTGCACTTGAGCGCCAGCGCTTGGAAGAGCAAGGCAAGGTTCAGCAGAAGCAGCAGATTGAGCGTCAAGTGGCTGTCGAAGCCATGATTGAGCGCTTCCGTGTCGCATCTTCGGGGTTGCTTGACCATGTGTCGGACAATATGGACAGGATGAAAGGCACGGCCCAACTGCTTTCAACGATTGCCGAGACGACGGCGGACAAGGCCAATACATCGGCCCACGCGTCGGAAGAAGCGTCAAGCAACGTTCAGACGGTGGCGACTGCCGCCGAAGAGCTCTCTTCTTCCATTGAGGAGATCAAGCGTCAGGTAGGCGAAACCTCTGGTGTCGTCGAGCAGGCGACCGAGGCAACCCAGCGCACCACGGAAACAATCTCCGGCCTGTCATCCTCGGCTCAGAAAGTCGGTGATGTCGTCTCGCTCATCAAGGCAATCGCCGAACAGACCAATCTGCTCGCACTCAATGCGACAATCGAGGCGGCGCGTGCTGGCGAGCACGGACGGGGGTTTGCTGTGGTTGCAGCCGAGGTCAAGGAACTGGCAACCCAGACCTCCAATGCAACAGAAGACATCGCGAGCCAGATCCAGAATATTCAGGGTGCCACCCAACTGGCGGTTCAGGCCATTCAGGACATCACAGAAACGATGGATCGGGTCAATGAGTACACCCACACCATCAGTCATGCCGTCAACGAGCAGGGTGTGGCTACCTTTGAAATCAGCCACAATGTTGCACAGGCTGCTTCGGGAACCAAAGCTGTGGCAGGCAACATGGCTGAGCTATCTGCTTCAGTCGCCGAAACCACCCAATCTGTGGCGCAGGTTGATCAGAGCTCTCAGGATGTCGCGAACCAGACAATGCAATTGCGTGAAGAGGTCGATGATTTCCTAAAGAGCGTGGCAAATGCCTAG
- a CDS encoding methyl-accepting chemotaxis protein codes for MQILPKRLSTKIPLLMVLSVVVMVALFVSVASWIGGNTSVALTETALLNGAKGRTSTASVYMDQFQKKLMSLVSHTTVANASTELQSGWKSLKDEAASTVRRLYIDENENSKKDRYKLADASDETILYVRAHGKHQQLIGELLEGSSFRDLIAFDKEGYAYYSYLKGDELTHNIADKGGMNPKLAAAAAPIVAIAKDDPKAEFSGFNFTGFVEVDGRITGYMVAPMKKWGLTLGAVALEMDTTKLAALMSDKTGLGETGSVQLISSDNKVINFRDQTVSELPASMANLANSALSGKVAADDVFVDDKEYRAIAVPMNVLGTNWAIIAEQSYDELLGPSSELTNSLLLLGLVMLLVMGGIGFWFVRSSLMPLSKLNQSVMEIAQQNYAVDLPDQTREDEVGELSRSVEVLRNNALERHRLEDQSHEEQEARARRQTAIETMIEQFRTASTELLNNVASNMDNMQSTAKLLSDIAEQTEAKAGTSATASEDASHNVQTVASAAEELSSSIEEIKRQVEETTQVVHKATEATRHTTDTVSGLSHSAQKIGDVISLIQAIAEQTNLLALNATIEAARAGEHGKGFAVVAAEVKELANQTSKATEEISSQIQGIQGATDEAVHAIQDIADTMERVNEYTRSISHAIDEQGSATYEISRNVAQAANGTQQVAGNMSDLSASVAETSQSVDQVEQNSLDVANQTNQLRSEVDTFLRNVASA; via the coding sequence ATGCAAATTCTGCCAAAGCGTCTGTCGACCAAGATTCCACTCTTGATGGTTTTGTCTGTTGTTGTGATGGTCGCGCTGTTCGTGTCCGTTGCATCCTGGATTGGTGGCAACACATCTGTAGCATTGACTGAAACCGCTTTGCTCAATGGAGCCAAGGGCCGGACCAGTACCGCTTCCGTCTATATGGATCAGTTTCAGAAAAAACTGATGTCGCTCGTTTCACACACGACTGTCGCCAACGCCAGCACGGAGTTGCAGAGTGGTTGGAAGTCGCTGAAAGACGAGGCCGCTTCGACCGTTCGGCGGCTCTATATCGACGAGAATGAAAATTCAAAAAAAGACCGCTACAAGCTGGCGGACGCATCGGACGAAACCATCCTTTATGTGAGAGCTCATGGCAAGCATCAGCAGTTGATTGGGGAACTTCTGGAAGGCAGTTCATTCCGCGATCTCATCGCCTTCGATAAAGAAGGATATGCTTACTATTCCTACCTCAAGGGCGATGAGCTGACACATAACATTGCGGACAAAGGCGGCATGAATCCCAAACTCGCTGCAGCTGCCGCGCCGATTGTAGCGATCGCCAAGGATGATCCCAAAGCAGAATTCTCGGGCTTCAATTTTACCGGATTTGTTGAGGTGGATGGCCGCATCACCGGGTACATGGTCGCTCCGATGAAGAAATGGGGGCTGACCCTTGGCGCCGTGGCGCTTGAAATGGACACAACAAAGCTTGCCGCTCTGATGAGCGACAAGACGGGCTTGGGTGAAACGGGATCCGTTCAGCTTATTTCTTCCGACAACAAGGTGATCAACTTCAGGGATCAAACGGTCTCCGAACTGCCGGCTTCGATGGCAAATCTTGCCAACTCTGCGCTCTCTGGAAAGGTCGCCGCGGATGATGTCTTTGTTGACGACAAAGAGTATCGTGCGATTGCCGTTCCGATGAACGTTTTGGGTACCAATTGGGCCATCATCGCCGAGCAGTCTTATGATGAGTTGCTCGGACCATCCAGCGAGTTGACCAACAGTTTGCTTCTTCTTGGTCTCGTGATGTTGCTCGTGATGGGCGGTATCGGCTTCTGGTTTGTTCGTTCCTCTCTTATGCCTCTGAGCAAATTGAACCAGAGTGTTATGGAAATCGCCCAGCAGAACTATGCAGTTGATCTTCCTGATCAGACCCGTGAGGATGAAGTGGGCGAATTGAGCCGCTCTGTTGAAGTCTTGCGCAACAACGCGCTCGAGCGCCATCGTCTTGAGGATCAGAGTCACGAAGAGCAGGAAGCGCGCGCACGTCGTCAAACTGCGATTGAAACGATGATCGAGCAGTTCCGCACGGCGTCAACCGAGTTACTGAACAACGTCGCCAGCAACATGGACAACATGCAGAGCACGGCGAAACTTCTCTCCGACATTGCGGAGCAAACCGAAGCCAAGGCCGGTACGTCAGCTACAGCATCCGAAGATGCCTCTCATAATGTCCAGACGGTGGCTTCTGCTGCTGAGGAACTTTCGTCCTCAATCGAAGAAATCAAGCGGCAGGTCGAGGAGACCACTCAGGTCGTCCACAAGGCAACCGAGGCGACACGGCATACCACCGACACGGTGTCAGGTTTGTCTCATTCAGCGCAGAAGATTGGCGATGTGATTTCTCTCATCCAGGCGATTGCCGAACAAACCAACCTTCTGGCACTGAACGCTACCATTGAGGCTGCCCGTGCAGGCGAGCACGGCAAGGGCTTTGCGGTGGTTGCTGCCGAGGTCAAGGAACTTGCCAACCAGACGTCGAAGGCAACCGAAGAAATTTCGAGCCAAATTCAGGGCATTCAGGGAGCGACTGACGAAGCGGTTCATGCCATTCAGGACATCGCCGACACCATGGAACGGGTCAATGAATATACCCGCTCCATCAGTCACGCAATTGATGAGCAAGGCTCCGCGACCTACGAAATCAGCCGCAACGTTGCTCAGGCAGCGAATGGCACGCAGCAGGTGGCTGGCAACATGTCCGACCTTTCCGCTTCAGTGGCAGAGACCAGCCAGTCTGTTGATCAGGTCGAACAGAATTCTCTCGACGTGGCCAACCAGACAAATCAGCTTCGCAGTGAAGTCGACACCTTCCTGAGAAACGTGGCCTCGGCCTGA